The proteins below are encoded in one region of Phycisphaerae bacterium:
- a CDS encoding pyridoxine 5'-phosphate synthase, translating to MPRLGVNIDHVATVRQARRTYEPDPVWAAAEAQLGGADGITFHLREDRRHINDRDARLLKEVVTCKLNMEMSINRAIVAIARQLKPDQCTLVPERREELTTEGGLDVVRLARRVRPAVEALRGKGIEVSAFIEPIPDQVRAAADAGCDAVELWTGEYAHAKGPRAVRAALKHLDTAIEVGHSRDILVHGGHGLTYTNIKPVAALMGFEEFNIGHSIIARAVFVGLRKAVREMKALIGDD from the coding sequence ATGCCGCGACTAGGTGTGAATATCGATCATGTGGCCACCGTTCGCCAGGCCCGCCGCACGTACGAGCCCGACCCGGTCTGGGCGGCGGCCGAGGCCCAACTCGGTGGGGCCGACGGGATTACCTTCCACCTTCGCGAGGACCGGCGGCACATCAACGACCGCGACGCCCGCCTGCTCAAGGAAGTCGTCACCTGCAAGCTCAACATGGAGATGTCGATCAACCGGGCGATCGTGGCCATCGCCCGGCAGCTCAAGCCCGACCAGTGCACCCTGGTCCCCGAGCGGCGCGAGGAACTGACCACCGAGGGCGGCCTGGACGTCGTCCGGCTGGCCAGGCGGGTCCGGCCGGCGGTCGAGGCCCTGCGCGGCAAAGGCATCGAGGTCAGCGCCTTCATCGAGCCGATCCCCGACCAGGTCCGGGCCGCGGCCGACGCTGGCTGCGACGCGGTCGAACTCTGGACCGGCGAGTACGCCCACGCCAAGGGCCCCCGGGCCGTGCGCGCCGCCCTAAAACACCTGGACACCGCCATCGAGGTCGGCCACTCCCGAGATATCCTCGTTCACGGCGGCCACGGCCTGACCTACACGAACATCAAGCCGGTGGCCGCACTGATGGGTTTCGAGGAGTTCAACATCGGCCACTCGATCATCGCCCGGGCAGTCTTTGTCGGGCTCCGCAAGGCCGTGCGGGAAATGAAAGCTCTCATTGGCGACGATTGA
- a CDS encoding sugar phosphate isomerase/epimerase: protein MHLTSRPGLPLTVAPTRRAFLRGSAAVAFGTAAAAGIGRPGGAAAGDAKATGAEDRKFKVCLSPGLIGVRASLSESIDLAVRFGFEAIEPAAGELGSMSEDAVKQLRNGMAARNLVWGATSIDSPFGRSDEDFKGLLDKLPETAFALQRAGARRVGTWITPGDKQLTYLENFRRHVRRVREIARILGDRGLSFGLEYVGPRTSWSRSRFPFIHTLREMRELIAETSCPNVGLLLDSWHWYTAGETPADLKALANADIVAVHLNDAPSGVPTDQQVDNRRTLPAATGVIDIGAFLGALLAVGYDGPVAAEPFDASLRDLPRDQAVGRTSEAIKKALKRI, encoded by the coding sequence ATGCACCTGACCTCGAGACCGGGATTACCGCTCACCGTGGCTCCCACTCGTCGCGCATTCCTGCGTGGTTCGGCGGCCGTGGCTTTCGGCACGGCGGCCGCGGCGGGTATCGGCAGGCCGGGTGGGGCCGCGGCGGGAGATGCCAAGGCCACCGGGGCCGAAGATCGCAAGTTCAAGGTCTGCCTGAGCCCGGGCCTGATCGGCGTGCGGGCCAGCCTCAGCGAATCGATCGATCTGGCCGTTCGATTCGGGTTCGAGGCGATCGAGCCAGCGGCCGGCGAGTTGGGCTCGATGTCCGAGGACGCCGTCAAGCAGTTGCGCAACGGTATGGCGGCCAGGAACCTCGTCTGGGGGGCCACCAGCATCGACTCGCCGTTTGGGCGTTCGGACGAGGACTTCAAAGGCCTGCTGGACAAGCTGCCGGAGACGGCTTTCGCCCTGCAACGTGCCGGAGCCAGGCGTGTGGGGACCTGGATCACGCCCGGGGACAAGCAGTTGACCTATCTCGAGAATTTCCGGCGGCACGTCCGTCGGGTCCGGGAGATCGCCCGGATTCTCGGCGACCGCGGTCTCAGCTTCGGTCTCGAATACGTCGGCCCGCGGACCAGTTGGAGCCGCTCGCGCTTCCCGTTCATCCACACCCTGCGGGAGATGCGCGAGTTGATCGCCGAGACCAGTTGCCCGAACGTCGGCCTGCTGCTGGACAGCTGGCACTGGTACACCGCCGGCGAGACACCGGCCGACCTCAAGGCCCTGGCCAACGCGGACATCGTGGCAGTGCACCTCAACGATGCCCCGTCCGGCGTTCCGACCGATCAGCAGGTGGACAACCGCCGCACGCTGCCCGCGGCCACCGGCGTGATCGACATCGGTGCCTTCCTCGGGGCCCTCCTTGCGGTGGGCTACGACGGCCCGGTGGCGGCCGAGCCCTTCGACGCCTCGCTGCGCGATCTGCCGCGCGATCAGGCAGTCGGTCGCACATCCGAGGCGATCAAGAAGGCACTGAAGCGCATATAG
- a CDS encoding 4-hydroxy-tetrahydrodipicolinate synthase has protein sequence MFKGSMVALVTPFKNGSVDWKTLEALVDFHVDAGTDVLVPCGTTGESPTLTHEENNEVIAKVAKRAKGRIPVLGGTGSNSTAEAIEMTLEARKNGADGSLQVAPYYNKPTQEGLYQHFAAIAKAVDFPHVLYNIPGRCGVEIAADTIARLRKDFPNIVAVKHATGAMDSASDLMSKSDIAILSGDDSMTLPLMAIGGVGVVSVLANIVPKDVKALTDAALGGDWDIARRWHHKMFKLAKGLLTLEVNPIPIKTAMAIKGMISDEMRLPLTKMAPANREKLAAALTEYGL, from the coding sequence GTGTTCAAAGGAAGCATGGTTGCCCTGGTGACGCCGTTCAAAAACGGCAGCGTGGACTGGAAGACCCTGGAAGCCCTGGTTGACTTCCACGTGGACGCCGGCACCGACGTGCTCGTACCCTGCGGTACGACCGGCGAGAGCCCAACGCTGACCCACGAGGAGAACAACGAGGTCATCGCTAAGGTGGCCAAGCGGGCCAAGGGCCGCATCCCTGTCCTCGGCGGAACCGGCTCCAACAGTACGGCCGAGGCCATCGAAATGACCCTCGAGGCCAGGAAGAACGGCGCCGACGGCTCACTCCAGGTCGCTCCCTACTACAACAAACCGACCCAGGAGGGCCTCTATCAGCACTTCGCGGCCATCGCCAAGGCGGTCGACTTCCCCCATGTGCTGTACAACATCCCGGGCCGCTGCGGCGTCGAGATCGCGGCAGACACCATCGCCCGGCTGCGGAAGGACTTCCCCAACATCGTCGCGGTCAAGCACGCGACCGGTGCCATGGATTCGGCCAGCGACCTGATGAGCAAGAGCGACATTGCCATCCTCAGCGGCGACGACTCCATGACCCTCCCGCTGATGGCCATCGGTGGGGTGGGGGTGGTCAGCGTCCTGGCCAACATCGTTCCCAAGGATGTCAAGGCCCTGACCGACGCCGCCCTGGGCGGCGACTGGGACATCGCCCGCCGCTGGCATCACAAGATGTTCAAGCTGGCCAAGGGCCTGCTCACGCTCGAGGTCAACCCGATCCCGATCAAGACGGCCATGGCCATCAAGGGCATGATTTCCGACGAAATGCGCCTCCCGCTGACCAAGATGGCCCCGGCCAACCGAGAGAAGCTCGCCGCCGCCCTGACCGAATACGGCCTGTAG
- a CDS encoding response regulator transcription factor: MNQSQTTVSSHRKSILIVDDHALVRNMLADCIAASTDLCVAGVACDAETALNEAIRLKPDIVLMDIDMPGMLCFDAARMIRTRCPDTRILFLSAFFHDRYIEQALAVEASGYVTKNEPPEALLKAIRTVAAGESYYSAEILARVVVTSDGVSLPESRHSRTSTLTQRELEILRYLVRGLAKKEIAELMHISVNTVNRHTDSIMTKLDIHDRVQLACFAIREGLAEA; the protein is encoded by the coding sequence ATGAACCAGAGCCAGACCACAGTATCCAGCCATCGCAAGTCGATCCTGATCGTCGACGACCACGCCCTGGTGCGGAACATGCTCGCCGACTGCATCGCGGCCTCTACCGATCTGTGCGTCGCCGGCGTGGCCTGCGATGCCGAAACCGCACTCAACGAGGCCATCCGGCTGAAGCCCGATATCGTGCTCATGGATATCGATATGCCCGGAATGCTCTGCTTCGACGCCGCCCGCATGATCCGGACCCGTTGCCCCGATACCCGAATCCTCTTCCTCAGCGCCTTCTTCCACGACCGCTACATCGAACAGGCCCTGGCCGTCGAGGCCTCCGGTTATGTGACCAAGAACGAACCGCCCGAGGCCCTGCTCAAGGCCATCCGAACCGTCGCCGCCGGTGAATCCTACTACTCCGCCGAAATCCTGGCCCGCGTCGTGGTCACCTCCGACGGCGTGTCCCTGCCCGAGAGCCGCCACAGCCGGACTTCCACCCTCACCCAGCGCGAACTCGAGATCCTCCGCTACCTGGTCCGCGGCCTGGCCAAGAAGGAAATCGCCGAACTCATGCACATCAGCGTCAATACGGTGAATCGCCACACCGACAGCATCATGACCAAGCTCGACATCCACGACCGCGTCCAGCTCGCATGCTTCGCGATCCGCGAGGGCCTCGCCGAGGCGTGA